In Vibrio diazotrophicus, the following proteins share a genomic window:
- a CDS encoding sporulation protein, producing MDIKGAAMPKLSHLLLIGLPFCFASQILLAAEPDQFLCGGTQASTNELPQLNSNCPIGKGLWGNSAPKGKDSLFWIQCGLLNESMPLSRAKVLYKHISTDVWMKPEGKTLRCLIGPYDDYAIAKKELAGVRSEKLYKEAFIREVRKGEQDAPVVTEKKPASKSQSTAKKVVAAKPKPVVKPAPKAKPAVTPSATKAVPKATKDMPSITIRREATLSGLHYVVPYVMDEKEQFYMEHDLAWNRLNYADAEKRCQQQKMRLATEAEWKQLLDSKVMEKDKWPVYLPYWGESSKGFFTTGKVNTLKGTSLLNVLCVK from the coding sequence ATGGATATTAAAGGGGCCGCAATGCCGAAACTTTCTCACCTTCTTTTGATTGGATTGCCTTTTTGTTTTGCTTCTCAAATACTTTTGGCCGCTGAGCCTGATCAGTTTTTGTGTGGTGGAACTCAAGCTTCAACCAACGAGCTTCCTCAGTTAAACAGCAACTGCCCAATTGGTAAGGGACTGTGGGGGAATTCTGCACCGAAAGGAAAAGACTCTCTATTTTGGATTCAGTGTGGCTTGCTGAATGAATCAATGCCGTTAAGCCGCGCTAAAGTGCTTTATAAGCACATCTCAACAGATGTATGGATGAAGCCAGAAGGTAAAACGTTACGCTGCCTGATAGGCCCTTACGACGACTATGCGATAGCCAAAAAAGAGCTCGCTGGGGTTAGAAGCGAGAAACTTTACAAAGAAGCATTCATTCGCGAAGTGCGCAAAGGCGAGCAAGATGCTCCGGTTGTTACTGAGAAAAAACCAGCATCCAAATCCCAAAGTACTGCTAAGAAAGTAGTCGCCGCGAAACCTAAGCCAGTTGTTAAACCAGCGCCAAAAGCAAAACCCGCAGTAACGCCATCCGCAACTAAAGCCGTGCCAAAGGCGACTAAAGACATGCCTAGTATCACTATTCGACGTGAAGCAACACTGAGTGGCCTTCATTACGTAGTTCCTTACGTGATGGATGAAAAGGAGCAGTTCTATATGGAGCATGATTTGGCGTGGAATCGCCTAAATTATGCTGATGCGGAGAAACGTTGCCAGCAACAAAAAATGCGCTTAGCCACAGAAGCCGAATGGAAGCAGTTGCTTGATTCTAAAGTGATGGAAAAAGATAAGTGGCCAGTTTATTTGCCTTATTGGGGTGAGAGCAGTAAAGGTTTCTTTACCACGGGTAAGGTCAATACTTTAAAAGGTACCTCTCTTCTCAATGTGCTTTGCGTAAAGTAA
- a CDS encoding efflux RND transporter permease subunit: MARFFIDRPIFAWVIAIIIMLAGVLSIMTLPVSQYPDIAPPTVIVSGTYPGASADTVENSVTQTIEQNMNGIDNLIYMSSQSSSSGAFSITLTFESGTDADIAQVQVQNKLALAEATLPNEVTQQGITVSKSSSSFLMVVGFVSTDGSMDNTDLSDYMISNIKDPLSRVQGVGEVQVFGAQNAMRIWLDPNKLNKYSLTPAQVKSAVSAQNTQVSVGQLGATPSVKGQRLNATITAQSRMRTVSEFENILLRVDTDGAQIRLKDVARVELGAESYQAVALYNGKYAAGIAIKLATGANALDTSKLVKARINEMSPTFPDNIEVIYPYDTTPFVQISIEEVVHTLIEAVVLVFLVMYLFLQNFRATLIPTIAVPVVLLGTFGVMAAFGFSINTLTMFGLVLAIGLLVDDAIVVVENVERVMAEDGLPPREATRKSMGQITGALVGIAMVLSAVFIPMAFFGGAAGAIYRQFSLTIVSSMVLSVLVAMVLTPALCATLLKPMHKGEHHVRRGPLAWFNKAFDRGTNGYKNVVSKGVNQRIRYLAMYVIIVGVLGTLWTRLPTSFVPEEDQGIFLSIIQLPAGSTQEQTLNVMDKVEKHFLENESDSVQSVFTVSGFSFAGQGQNMGMAFVRLKDWDERTNPAMSVNAIIGRAWGAFSQVKEANIYTFNLPAIMGLGNATGFDAYLTDNANLGHDKLIQARNQLLGMASQNPNLTGVRPNGMEDTPQFRINIDYEKAMAMGLSVSDINSTLSTALGSSYVNDFIDNGRVKKVYVQADAEYRMNPEDLRLWHVKNNLGEMVPFDAFATTDWTYGSPRLERYNGVPAVNIQGSAAAGKSTGDAMQAITNIVAQLPQGIGLQWTGASYQEVQTGSQAPLLYALSILIVFLSLAALYESWSVPFSVILIVPLGVFGAIAAATVKSLSNDIYFQVGLLTTIGLSAKNAILIVEFAKALYDDGKDLISATVEACRMRLRPIMMTSFAFILGVLPLALSTGAGAASRNAIGWGVVGGMFAATVLAIFFVPVFFVIVMKLFRTQPHKIPEDA, translated from the coding sequence ATGGCTCGATTTTTTATAGATCGCCCAATCTTTGCTTGGGTGATTGCAATAATCATCATGCTTGCTGGTGTGTTATCGATCATGACACTGCCGGTATCTCAGTATCCGGATATCGCACCACCAACGGTTATTGTGTCAGGTACCTATCCAGGTGCTTCGGCTGATACCGTTGAAAACAGTGTGACACAGACGATAGAACAGAATATGAACGGGATTGATAACCTGATTTATATGTCGTCTCAAAGTAGTTCATCCGGTGCATTCAGCATTACGCTTACTTTTGAAAGTGGTACTGATGCGGATATTGCTCAGGTACAGGTGCAGAACAAACTTGCACTTGCCGAAGCAACACTACCAAATGAAGTAACACAACAAGGTATCACCGTTTCAAAATCATCTAGTTCATTCTTGATGGTTGTCGGCTTTGTCTCAACAGACGGAAGCATGGACAACACTGACCTTTCAGACTACATGATTTCTAACATTAAAGACCCACTAAGTCGTGTTCAGGGTGTCGGTGAAGTTCAGGTGTTCGGTGCTCAGAACGCAATGCGTATCTGGTTAGATCCAAACAAACTGAATAAATACAGCCTGACGCCTGCTCAAGTGAAATCTGCGGTCAGCGCGCAGAACACTCAGGTTTCTGTTGGTCAGTTAGGTGCAACACCGTCAGTCAAAGGCCAACGTCTGAATGCTACGATTACGGCACAAAGCCGTATGAGAACGGTGTCTGAGTTTGAAAACATCCTTTTGCGAGTAGACACCGATGGTGCGCAAATTCGCTTGAAAGATGTGGCTCGTGTTGAATTAGGTGCCGAGAGTTACCAAGCAGTTGCTCTATACAACGGTAAATACGCTGCGGGTATTGCGATTAAGCTGGCTACTGGTGCCAATGCGCTGGATACCTCTAAGTTAGTGAAAGCTCGTATTAACGAGATGTCGCCAACCTTCCCAGACAACATTGAAGTTATTTATCCATACGATACAACGCCATTTGTTCAGATCTCTATCGAAGAAGTAGTGCATACGCTGATTGAAGCGGTCGTACTGGTATTCCTCGTGATGTATCTGTTCTTGCAGAACTTCCGTGCAACGTTAATTCCAACCATCGCGGTTCCTGTTGTTCTGTTAGGTACTTTCGGTGTTATGGCGGCGTTTGGCTTCTCAATCAACACCCTAACTATGTTCGGTCTGGTGCTGGCGATAGGCCTGTTGGTTGACGATGCCATCGTTGTGGTCGAGAACGTTGAGCGGGTAATGGCGGAAGACGGTCTCCCTCCGCGTGAAGCAACCCGAAAATCGATGGGGCAGATTACTGGCGCACTAGTCGGTATCGCGATGGTACTAAGTGCGGTATTCATCCCTATGGCGTTCTTCGGTGGTGCTGCGGGTGCGATTTATCGCCAGTTCTCTCTGACTATCGTATCGTCTATGGTGCTGTCGGTATTAGTGGCAATGGTTCTGACACCGGCTCTATGTGCGACGTTGCTAAAACCGATGCACAAAGGTGAACACCATGTTCGCCGTGGTCCGCTAGCTTGGTTTAACAAAGCGTTTGACCGTGGTACGAACGGCTATAAGAACGTCGTGAGTAAAGGTGTAAACCAGCGCATTCGCTACCTTGCTATGTACGTCATTATTGTTGGTGTGTTAGGTACGTTGTGGACTCGTCTACCAACCTCTTTCGTTCCTGAAGAAGACCAAGGTATTTTCCTATCTATCATTCAGTTACCAGCAGGTTCAACGCAAGAGCAAACGCTGAACGTGATGGATAAAGTTGAAAAACACTTTTTGGAAAACGAATCAGACTCCGTTCAGTCGGTGTTCACTGTTTCAGGCTTTAGCTTCGCAGGTCAAGGTCAGAACATGGGTATGGCGTTTGTTCGACTCAAAGATTGGGATGAACGTACAAATCCAGCGATGTCAGTCAACGCGATTATTGGCAGAGCTTGGGGAGCATTCTCTCAAGTGAAAGAAGCGAACATCTATACCTTTAACCTTCCTGCAATTATGGGCTTAGGTAACGCAACGGGTTTTGATGCTTACCTCACCGATAATGCGAACTTAGGTCACGATAAGTTAATTCAGGCTCGTAACCAGCTGTTGGGTATGGCTTCGCAAAACCCTAACCTGACAGGTGTTCGTCCAAACGGTATGGAAGATACGCCACAGTTCCGTATTAACATCGACTACGAAAAAGCGATGGCAATGGGTCTGTCTGTTTCGGATATCAACAGCACGCTGTCAACGGCGCTAGGTTCAAGCTACGTTAACGACTTTATCGATAACGGTCGCGTTAAGAAGGTATACGTACAAGCAGATGCTGAGTACCGTATGAACCCTGAAGATCTGCGCCTATGGCATGTAAAAAATAACCTAGGTGAAATGGTTCCGTTTGATGCGTTTGCGACAACTGACTGGACTTACGGTTCACCTCGTCTAGAGCGTTATAACGGTGTTCCTGCGGTTAACATTCAAGGTTCGGCAGCAGCGGGTAAGAGTACTGGTGATGCAATGCAGGCGATCACCAACATTGTGGCTCAACTGCCTCAGGGTATTGGCCTACAGTGGACAGGTGCTTCTTACCAAGAAGTACAAACTGGTTCACAGGCTCCGCTACTTTATGCGCTGTCTATTTTGATCGTATTCTTGAGCCTTGCAGCTCTATACGAAAGCTGGAGTGTGCCGTTCTCTGTCATCCTGATTGTTCCACTAGGGGTATTTGGTGCTATTGCAGCGGCAACAGTGAAGTCGCTCTCTAATGACATCTACTTCCAAGTGGGTCTGTTAACGACTATCGGTCTGTCAGCGAAGAACGCCATCTTGATTGTAGAATTTGCGAAAGCACTCTACGACGATGGAAAAGACCTTATCAGTGCGACGGTAGAAGCGTGTCGTATGCGTCTACGCCCAATTATGATGACGTCATTTGCCTTTATCTTGGGTGTACTTCCACTAGCACTGAGTACTGGTGCGGGTGCCGCTAGCCGTAACGCAATTGGTTGGGGTGTTGTGGGTGGTATGTTCGCCGCAACGGTACTGGCCATCTTCTTCGTTCCTGTGTTCTTTGTGATTGTGATGAAGCTGTTCCGCACACAACCGCATAAGATCCCAGAAGATGCATAA
- a CDS encoding efflux RND transporter periplasmic adaptor subunit yields the protein MGQGRSLSKTWLTTIAAAIVLAGCQPDAKPAAVNSGAAPAVAVDVIKVTTQPVEVTSTLPGRTNAFRIAEVRPQVRGIVTARKFVEGSLVAKGDVLFELDASTYQASLASMQANLAKAEATLSRTELQAKRYSELVKKNAVSQQAYEDAQATYKEALASVKAAQANVNSAQIDLDYTHIKAPISGRIGRSHVTEGALVTANQTDVMATIQQLDPLYVDLSQPSNELLKLRQSTGKEKDELKGIKLFLDDGTPIEQKATLQFAEVSVNENTGTVNVRATLPNPDQFLLPGLYVRAQLPVEARSEAILVPQTALSRNARGEASVLVVNAENVVESRPVVASHTVNSQWLIDSGLEAGETVIVAGLQKVRPGSTVNPQLMESSKEQ from the coding sequence ATGGGCCAAGGTAGATCCTTGTCAAAAACGTGGTTGACCACGATTGCTGCTGCAATTGTGCTTGCCGGTTGTCAACCAGACGCCAAACCAGCGGCGGTCAACAGCGGTGCTGCACCTGCTGTCGCAGTAGATGTCATCAAAGTCACAACCCAGCCAGTTGAGGTAACAAGCACTCTTCCTGGTCGTACTAATGCTTTCCGAATCGCAGAAGTTCGTCCTCAGGTTCGTGGTATTGTCACTGCACGTAAGTTCGTTGAAGGTAGCTTAGTTGCAAAAGGCGATGTTCTGTTTGAACTTGACGCTTCAACTTACCAAGCTTCATTGGCAAGCATGCAAGCTAATTTAGCGAAAGCGGAAGCAACCCTTAGCCGTACAGAGCTTCAGGCAAAACGCTACAGCGAGCTGGTGAAAAAGAATGCTGTGAGCCAACAAGCTTATGAAGATGCACAAGCCACTTACAAAGAAGCTTTGGCATCTGTGAAAGCGGCGCAAGCGAATGTTAACTCTGCGCAGATTGACCTTGATTACACGCATATTAAAGCGCCGATTTCAGGTCGTATCGGTCGTTCACACGTTACTGAAGGTGCGTTAGTAACCGCTAACCAAACTGATGTAATGGCAACGATTCAACAACTTGACCCACTTTATGTTGACCTTTCTCAGCCAAGTAATGAGCTTTTGAAACTGCGCCAAAGCACTGGTAAAGAAAAAGACGAACTGAAAGGCATTAAGTTGTTCCTTGATGACGGTACGCCAATTGAACAAAAAGCAACGCTACAGTTTGCTGAAGTTTCTGTGAATGAAAACACAGGCACAGTCAACGTTCGTGCAACACTGCCAAACCCAGATCAGTTCCTACTTCCGGGTCTTTATGTTCGCGCTCAACTGCCGGTTGAAGCTCGTTCTGAAGCTATTCTTGTTCCGCAAACAGCGCTAAGCCGTAATGCACGTGGTGAAGCTTCTGTATTGGTTGTAAATGCAGAAAATGTGGTTGAAAGCCGTCCAGTCGTAGCAAGTCATACTGTGAATTCACAATGGTTGATTGATTCAGGCTTAGAAGCTGGTGAAACCGTTATTGTGGCAGGCCTACAAAAAGTACGCCCTGGCAGCACGGTAAATCCGCAACTGATGGAATCATCTAAGGAACAATAA
- the gorA gene encoding glutathione-disulfide reductase yields the protein MATHFDYICIGGGSGGIASANRAAMYGAKVALIEAKDLGGTCVNVGCVPKKVMWHGAQVAEAMNLYAPDYGFDVDVKSFNWAKMVESRQAYIGRIHQSYDRVLGNNKVEVIRGFAKFIDAKTVEVNGEHYTADNILIAVGGRPTIPNIPGAEYGIDSNGFFDLAEQPKRVAVIGAGYIAVEIAGVLNALGTETHLFCRKESPLRSFDPMIIETLVEVMNTEGPTLHTHSVPKEVVKEADGSLTLHLENGESQNVDTLIWAIGRHPATDTINLAATGVATNEQGYIKVDEYQNTNVAGIYCVGDIMEGGIELTPVAVKAGRQLSERLFNRKTNAKMDYNLVPTVVFSHPPIGTIGLTQPEAIAKYGEENVKVYTSSFTAMYTAVTAHRQPCKMKLVCAGEEETVVGLHGIGFAVDEMIQGFGVAMKMGATKADFDSVVAIHPTGSEEFVTMR from the coding sequence ATGGCAACGCATTTTGATTACATCTGTATCGGTGGCGGTAGCGGCGGTATCGCTTCAGCAAACCGTGCAGCTATGTACGGCGCAAAAGTCGCGCTGATTGAAGCGAAAGATCTTGGCGGTACGTGTGTCAACGTAGGTTGTGTGCCGAAGAAAGTCATGTGGCACGGTGCACAGGTTGCTGAAGCAATGAACTTATACGCGCCTGATTACGGCTTTGACGTCGACGTAAAAAGCTTCAACTGGGCGAAAATGGTTGAAAGCCGCCAAGCTTATATTGGCCGTATTCACCAATCTTATGACCGTGTTCTTGGTAACAACAAAGTAGAAGTGATTCGTGGCTTTGCTAAGTTCATCGATGCGAAAACCGTAGAAGTTAATGGTGAGCACTACACAGCAGACAATATTCTGATTGCTGTCGGTGGTCGCCCTACCATTCCTAACATTCCGGGTGCTGAGTACGGTATCGACTCCAATGGTTTCTTTGATCTGGCTGAACAACCAAAACGTGTTGCCGTGATTGGTGCTGGTTACATCGCTGTTGAAATTGCTGGTGTTCTCAACGCACTTGGCACAGAAACTCACCTGTTCTGCCGTAAAGAATCTCCGCTACGTAGCTTTGACCCGATGATCATCGAAACATTGGTTGAAGTGATGAACACTGAAGGCCCAACGCTACATACGCACAGCGTGCCAAAAGAAGTGGTAAAAGAAGCCGACGGCAGCCTGACTCTTCACCTAGAAAATGGTGAAAGCCAAAACGTTGATACCTTGATTTGGGCTATCGGTCGCCACCCAGCAACAGATACTATCAATCTAGCAGCAACTGGCGTTGCAACCAACGAGCAAGGCTACATCAAAGTTGATGAGTACCAGAACACTAACGTGGCTGGCATCTACTGTGTCGGTGACATCATGGAAGGTGGTATTGAACTGACTCCAGTTGCGGTTAAAGCGGGTCGCCAATTGTCTGAGCGTCTGTTCAATCGCAAAACAAACGCGAAAATGGACTATAACCTAGTCCCAACTGTGGTATTCAGCCATCCACCAATCGGCACTATCGGCCTAACTCAGCCAGAAGCGATTGCTAAATACGGCGAAGAGAACGTGAAAGTGTACACTTCAAGCTTTACCGCTATGTACACAGCCGTCACTGCGCACCGTCAACCATGTAAGATGAAGTTGGTTTGTGCAGGTGAAGAAGAAACGGTTGTTGGTCTACACGGCATTGGTTTCGCCGTCGATGAAATGATCCAAGGCTTCGGCGTCGCTATGAAGATGGGCGCAACCAAAGCAGACTTCGACTCCGTCGTTGCTATCCACCCAACGGGTTCGGAAGAATTCGTTACTATGCGTTAG
- a CDS encoding 23S rRNA (adenine(2030)-N(6))-methyltransferase RlmJ has translation MLSYRHSFHAGNHADVVKHIVQSLILNALQQKDKPFVYHDTHSGVGRYDLTHEWSEKTGEYKQGIARIWQQDNVPEDIQSYLDAIKVLNQGDELRYYPGSPRVARAHLRPQDRMVLTELHPSDYPLLEQEFDRDRQVSIYKEDGFQRLKASLPPQERRGLVLIDPPYELAKEYRDVVNAIAQSYKRWATGIYAIWYPVVNRCDIEDMIEGLENLGITKILQIELGVSPDTNERGMTASGMIVINPPWKLESQMKEILPFLKQAIAPATGHYKVEWIVPE, from the coding sequence TTGTTAAGTTATCGACACAGTTTCCATGCAGGAAACCACGCAGATGTAGTGAAACACATCGTACAAAGCTTAATCCTCAATGCACTACAGCAAAAAGATAAACCATTTGTTTATCACGATACTCACTCCGGTGTGGGCCGCTACGACTTAACTCATGAGTGGTCGGAAAAAACGGGTGAATACAAACAAGGTATTGCGCGTATTTGGCAACAAGATAATGTGCCAGAAGACATTCAAAGCTACCTTGATGCTATCAAAGTCCTTAACCAAGGCGATGAACTGCGTTACTACCCAGGTTCGCCTCGCGTGGCACGTGCTCACCTGCGCCCGCAAGACCGCATGGTATTAACCGAGTTACACCCGAGTGATTACCCACTGTTGGAACAGGAATTCGATCGTGATCGCCAAGTGTCGATTTACAAAGAAGACGGTTTTCAACGCCTGAAAGCAAGCTTGCCACCGCAAGAGCGTCGTGGTCTGGTGCTGATCGACCCACCTTACGAACTGGCTAAAGAGTACCGAGACGTGGTGAATGCCATTGCACAAAGCTACAAGCGCTGGGCAACGGGCATCTATGCGATTTGGTATCCAGTGGTTAACCGCTGTGATATTGAAGATATGATTGAAGGTCTGGAAAATTTAGGTATCACTAAAATTTTGCAAATCGAGCTGGGAGTCTCTCCTGATACCAACGAGCGCGGCATGACAGCATCGGGCATGATTGTTATCAACCCGCCATGGAAGCTTGAAAGCCAAATGAAAGAAATCCTGCCGTTTTTAAAGCAAGCAATTGCGCCAGCGACAGGTCACTACAAAGTGGAATGGATTGTTCCGGAATAA
- the prlC gene encoding oligopeptidase A, producing MSNPLLSFTDLPPFSEIKPEHVKPAVEQAIEDCRAKIEQVLEGNTQPTWENVIAPIEEVDDRLSRLWSPVSHMNSVMNSDELREAYESCLPILSEYGTWVGQHKGLFEAYKAIKNSEAFATLSQAQKKTIKDALRDFELSGIGLPKAEQKRYGEISKRMSELGSKFSNNVLDATMGWTKHITDKNELAGMPESALAAAQAAAEGKGLEGYLLTLDIPSYLPVMTYCDNQALRKELYEAYVTRASDRGPNAGKWDNTENIAELLKLRYEVARMLGFNTYSEKSLATKMAETPDQVLSFLNNLATKVKPQGEREVQELREFAEQEFGVTSFELWDIAYYSEKQKQKLFKISDEELRPYFPENKVVSGLFEVLNRVFGMKVQEREGVDTWHESVRFFDIFDSNDVLRGSFYLDLYAREHKRGGAWMDECRVRRINANGELQTPVAYLTCNFNRPVGDKPALFTHDEVVTLFHETGHGIHHMLTQVDVSSVSGINGVPWDAVELPSQFLENWCWEEEALAFISGHYETGEPLPKEMLDNMLAAKNFQSGMFILRQLEFGLFDFTLHTTYDPEVGPQVLETLAEVKKKVAVLPSLEWNRFSHSFSHIFAGGYSAGYYSYLWAEVLSADAFSRFEEEGIFNAETGASFLNNILEMGGSEEPMELFKRFRGREPQIDALLRHSGIAA from the coding sequence ATGTCTAATCCACTTCTTAGCTTTACGGATTTGCCTCCGTTTTCAGAGATTAAGCCGGAGCACGTAAAGCCAGCGGTTGAACAGGCAATAGAAGATTGCCGTGCAAAGATTGAACAGGTACTTGAAGGTAATACACAACCAACTTGGGAAAATGTTATTGCACCTATCGAAGAAGTGGATGATCGCTTGAGTCGTTTATGGTCACCAGTGAGCCATATGAACTCAGTGATGAACAGTGACGAATTGCGTGAAGCTTATGAAAGCTGTCTGCCAATCCTGTCTGAATACGGCACTTGGGTTGGTCAGCACAAAGGGTTGTTTGAAGCGTATAAAGCAATCAAGAACAGTGAGGCTTTTGCGACGCTGAGTCAGGCGCAGAAGAAGACGATTAAAGATGCACTACGTGACTTTGAATTGTCTGGTATCGGTTTACCTAAAGCAGAACAAAAGCGTTATGGCGAAATCAGCAAGCGCATGTCTGAGCTGGGTTCTAAGTTCTCGAATAATGTACTTGATGCCACCATGGGTTGGACTAAGCACATTACCGATAAAAACGAACTGGCAGGCATGCCGGAATCAGCGCTGGCGGCGGCTCAAGCCGCGGCAGAAGGCAAAGGTCTTGAAGGTTACTTGTTAACTTTGGATATCCCTTCTTACCTACCTGTAATGACTTACTGTGATAACCAAGCGCTGCGCAAAGAACTTTACGAAGCTTACGTAACGCGTGCTTCTGACCGTGGTCCGAATGCGGGCAAATGGGACAACACCGAGAACATCGCTGAGTTGCTGAAACTGCGTTATGAAGTGGCTCGTATGCTGGGTTTCAACACTTACAGCGAAAAATCTCTGGCAACCAAAATGGCAGAAACGCCAGATCAGGTTCTGAGCTTCTTGAACAATCTAGCCACGAAAGTGAAACCACAAGGTGAACGCGAAGTTCAGGAACTGCGTGAATTTGCTGAGCAAGAGTTTGGTGTGACTTCGTTTGAACTGTGGGATATCGCTTACTACAGCGAAAAGCAAAAACAGAAACTGTTTAAGATTTCTGATGAAGAGCTGCGTCCTTACTTCCCAGAAAACAAAGTGGTTTCTGGCTTGTTTGAAGTACTGAATCGCGTATTCGGTATGAAAGTACAAGAGCGCGAAGGTGTAGATACTTGGCATGAGTCGGTGCGTTTCTTCGATATTTTTGATAGCAATGATGTGCTGCGTGGCAGCTTCTATCTTGACCTTTACGCTCGTGAACATAAACGAGGTGGGGCGTGGATGGACGAGTGTCGCGTTCGTCGTATCAATGCCAATGGTGAGCTACAAACGCCTGTGGCCTATTTGACGTGTAACTTCAACCGCCCAGTGGGTGATAAGCCAGCACTGTTTACTCATGATGAAGTGGTGACTCTGTTCCACGAAACGGGCCACGGTATCCACCATATGTTGACTCAGGTAGATGTTAGCTCTGTTTCAGGTATCAACGGTGTGCCTTGGGATGCGGTTGAACTACCAAGTCAGTTCCTAGAAAACTGGTGCTGGGAAGAAGAGGCACTGGCATTTATTTCTGGTCACTACGAAACAGGCGAACCTTTACCGAAAGAGATGCTCGACAACATGTTGGCAGCGAAAAACTTCCAGTCAGGTATGTTTATTTTGCGTCAGCTTGAATTCGGACTGTTCGATTTCACTCTGCATACCACTTATGACCCAGAAGTGGGCCCTCAAGTGCTGGAAACATTAGCAGAAGTGAAGAAGAAAGTAGCAGTATTGCCAAGTCTTGAGTGGAACCGTTTCTCACACAGCTTCAGCCACATTTTTGCTGGTGGCTACAGTGCGGGTTACTACAGCTACCTATGGGCAGAAGTGTTATCGGCAGATGCGTTCTCTCGCTTTGAAGAGGAAGGTATCTTCAATGCGGAAACGGGTGCAAGTTTCTTAAATAACATTCTTGAAATGGGCGGTAGTGAAGAGCCTATGGAGTTGTTCAAGCGCTTCCGTGGTCGTGAGCCACAAATCGACGCCTTGCTACGTCACTCAGGTATTGCTGCTTAA
- a CDS encoding DoxX family protein, giving the protein MISVIARLNQSIEWFASQLPPVVLLICRIWVSWVFFNSGLTKIATWNSTLFLFELEYQVPFISWKLAAYLATAAELVIPIFLVLGLFGRISALTLFAVNAVAVISYPLLWERGFYDHQLWGMMMLTVIVWGPGALSIDRWIQRKNLIVTARHEY; this is encoded by the coding sequence ATGATATCCGTCATTGCTCGCCTCAACCAATCTATTGAATGGTTTGCATCACAGCTGCCACCTGTCGTATTGCTGATCTGCCGCATCTGGGTAAGTTGGGTGTTTTTTAATTCAGGACTGACGAAAATAGCCACGTGGAATAGCACTCTATTCCTGTTTGAGTTGGAGTACCAAGTTCCTTTTATCTCATGGAAATTAGCCGCTTATCTCGCAACTGCAGCGGAATTGGTTATTCCGATATTTCTTGTTTTAGGACTGTTTGGCAGGATCAGTGCTCTCACACTTTTCGCTGTGAATGCCGTAGCCGTTATCTCATACCCACTGTTGTGGGAGAGAGGATTCTATGATCATCAACTATGGGGAATGATGATGTTAACCGTGATTGTGTGGGGACCTGGAGCGTTATCCATTGATCGATGGATACAACGGAAAAACCTTATTGTGACAGCTCGTCATGAATACTGA
- a CDS encoding DNA-binding domain-containing protein — translation MSFGLAELQATFAEGLRYQAQGEACDIIGGRFSAEERLQIYRNNFVMSLTEVMQATYPMLREVLGDECFNALSREYILRSPPTEGNVSHYGNHFDDVISQFEQVTDAAPYASDLARFEWTLDKAQQTFGQREKRSLQPLEAIHTLSEQQHPNVFLHLDYWVFPFTSDFALFDLQRAFSQQNFDNLILNNAQSGVIACDEYGQPWTKELNNQEYQLLLNLSSEMPLGRIKHEALAELPSLIALNIVAGFSLAPPH, via the coding sequence ATGAGCTTTGGATTAGCAGAGCTACAGGCAACCTTTGCAGAGGGCTTGCGTTATCAAGCACAGGGAGAGGCGTGCGATATCATCGGTGGACGATTTAGCGCTGAAGAGAGACTCCAAATCTACCGCAATAATTTTGTCATGAGTTTAACGGAAGTCATGCAAGCTACCTACCCAATGCTTAGAGAGGTATTAGGAGATGAATGCTTTAACGCACTATCTCGTGAATACATTCTTCGCTCACCGCCCACAGAAGGTAATGTCAGTCATTATGGAAACCATTTTGATGATGTGATCAGCCAGTTTGAGCAAGTCACCGACGCCGCGCCGTATGCAAGCGATTTAGCGCGTTTTGAATGGACGTTAGATAAAGCTCAACAAACGTTTGGGCAGAGAGAAAAGCGGTCACTTCAACCACTGGAAGCCATTCATACTCTTTCTGAACAACAGCACCCCAACGTATTTCTTCATCTTGATTATTGGGTCTTCCCGTTTACATCCGATTTCGCCTTATTCGATCTCCAAAGAGCGTTTAGCCAACAAAATTTCGACAACCTGATTCTGAATAACGCTCAATCAGGAGTCATAGCTTGTGATGAATATGGTCAACCTTGGACGAAAGAGTTAAACAACCAAGAATACCAATTGCTGTTGAATCTCAGCAGCGAAATGCCACTAGGTAGAATCAAACACGAAGCACTGGCCGAATTGCCGTCACTGATCGCACTCAATATCGTTGCTGGTTTCTCATTGGCACCCCCTCACTAG